The following coding sequences lie in one beta proteobacterium CB genomic window:
- a CDS encoding molybdenum cofactor synthesis domain-containing protein, with translation MTDLIKHSPNNSILLTASLHVDEARKAISGLVSELLQESRKLNDSSDIELVTLDQAINRILAEDLLSPIDVPAADNSAMDGFAFHGDCLADSEAIVTLKIVGTAYAGKPYEGPVGPGECLKIMTGALMPHDCDTVIPQEFTESATELAVSFKQNQVKRGENRRLLGEDLQSGKAAVSAGRLLRPSDLGLAASLGIASLKVHRKLKVAILSSGDELRPLGQALDVGSIYDSNRYSLTGLLNRLNMEIMDCGIVRDDPASLKAAFLDAASKADVLISSGGVSVGEADFTKQIMQELGDVGFWKIAMRPGRPMAFGMLKPVEGSKRKTLFFGLPGNPVAVMVTFYQFVRSALLQLNGASQTEQLMTQAIAEVPIRKKPGRTEFQRAIVGRGPDGKPTVKLTGSQGAGILRSMSEANCFVILPHDQGNVAAGDWVDVALFDGLL, from the coding sequence ATGACAGATTTAATTAAACACTCCCCCAACAACTCCATTCTCTTGACCGCTTCACTTCATGTGGATGAAGCGCGCAAGGCTATTTCAGGCCTTGTCAGTGAATTACTCCAAGAATCTCGCAAACTAAATGATTCAAGTGATATCGAGTTGGTCACTTTAGATCAGGCAATCAACCGCATCTTGGCAGAAGATTTACTTTCCCCGATCGACGTCCCTGCTGCCGATAATTCCGCTATGGATGGCTTTGCATTTCATGGGGATTGCTTGGCGGATAGCGAAGCGATAGTCACCCTGAAAATCGTTGGTACAGCCTATGCAGGTAAACCTTATGAAGGGCCTGTCGGTCCAGGCGAATGCCTGAAGATCATGACTGGCGCACTCATGCCGCATGATTGCGATACCGTCATCCCTCAAGAATTTACAGAATCTGCAACTGAGTTGGCTGTCAGTTTCAAACAAAATCAAGTGAAGCGCGGAGAGAATCGTCGCTTACTCGGTGAGGATTTGCAAAGCGGAAAGGCCGCCGTCTCAGCCGGTCGTTTGTTGCGACCATCTGATCTCGGTCTAGCTGCGTCCCTAGGTATTGCCAGCCTCAAAGTGCATCGCAAACTGAAGGTGGCCATCCTCTCCTCCGGAGATGAGCTGCGTCCACTAGGGCAGGCTCTTGATGTGGGCAGCATTTATGACAGCAATCGCTATAGCCTAACTGGCCTGCTCAATCGCCTCAATATGGAAATCATGGATTGCGGGATTGTGCGTGATGATCCTGCCTCACTAAAAGCAGCCTTCCTAGATGCCGCCTCAAAAGCAGATGTTCTTATTTCATCTGGCGGAGTATCCGTTGGTGAAGCAGACTTTACTAAGCAAATCATGCAAGAACTGGGTGACGTTGGCTTCTGGAAAATTGCTATGCGCCCAGGTCGCCCCATGGCCTTTGGCATGCTCAAGCCAGTTGAGGGATCGAAGCGCAAAACCCTCTTCTTTGGTTTGCCAGGCAATCCAGTAGCTGTAATGGTGACTTTCTACCAATTTGTTCGCTCCGCTTTATTGCAACTCAACGGCGCAAGCCAGACTGAGCAGTTAATGACTCAGGCAATTGCCGAGGTGCCCATTCGGAAAAAGCCTGGTCGAACAGAGTTTCAGCGCGCCATTGTGGGGCGTGGCCCAGATGGAAAGCCTACAGTCAAACTGACTGGCAGCCAAGGCGCCGGCATTTTGCGATCGATGAGTGAGGCAAATTGCTTCGTCATTCTCCCTCACGACCAAGGAAATGTGGCCGCTGGTGACTGGGTTGATGTGGCGCTTTTCGACGGACTGCTTTAA
- a CDS encoding D-isomer specific 2-hydroxyacid dehydrogenase, NAD-binding protein, whose protein sequence is MNTPANIPTSSSKPKILVARAIFPEALAKLEESFEVYSNQSDKILTPEELQKALSGVEGALVAGSERIDAAALAQAKNLKVVANISVGYNNFDVPAITAAGVMATNTPDVLTDTTADFGFALLMATARRITESEHWVRAGKWDQWSIVNNPLGMDLHHSTVGIIGMGRIGQGIAKRALGFGMKVIYHNRSHLSDADEKACGATYVSKEELLRTADHVVLVLPYTAQNHHTIGAAEIAMMKPTATLINIARGGIVDDLALAQALQSGKIFAAGLDVFEGEPQVHPELLKCSNIVLAPHIASATEKTRRAMVDLAVENLRAALAGKKPPSLINSEIFKN, encoded by the coding sequence ATGAACACACCAGCAAATATCCCCACAAGCAGTTCCAAACCGAAGATTTTGGTTGCAAGAGCCATATTTCCTGAGGCGCTAGCCAAATTAGAGGAGTCCTTTGAGGTTTACTCCAATCAGTCTGACAAAATTTTGACCCCAGAAGAGCTTCAAAAGGCGCTTTCGGGGGTGGAGGGAGCCCTAGTAGCGGGAAGTGAGCGGATTGATGCTGCAGCTCTTGCTCAGGCTAAGAATTTGAAAGTAGTTGCCAATATTTCTGTTGGTTATAACAACTTTGATGTCCCGGCAATTACTGCCGCTGGTGTCATGGCAACCAATACCCCTGATGTTCTTACGGATACAACGGCTGATTTCGGTTTTGCTTTGTTAATGGCAACCGCTAGGCGTATTACGGAATCGGAGCATTGGGTGCGGGCAGGTAAGTGGGATCAGTGGTCGATTGTGAATAACCCGCTGGGCATGGATTTGCATCACAGCACAGTTGGCATTATTGGCATGGGTCGCATCGGTCAGGGTATTGCCAAGCGTGCACTAGGTTTTGGCATGAAGGTGATTTATCACAACCGCAGTCATCTTTCTGATGCGGATGAAAAAGCTTGTGGTGCTACTTATGTGTCCAAAGAGGAATTACTTCGCACTGCTGACCACGTGGTGTTGGTGCTACCTTATACCGCGCAAAACCATCACACGATTGGCGCTGCAGAAATCGCCATGATGAAACCCACTGCAACCCTGATTAATATTGCTCGTGGCGGTATTGTGGATGATCTTGCATTGGCACAAGCATTGCAAAGTGGAAAGATATTTGCAGCCGGCTTAGATGTATTTGAGGGTGAGCCTCAAGTACACCCAGAGTTGCTGAAGTGCAGCAATATTGTCTTGGCTCCGCATATTGCCAGCGCTACAGAAAAAACGCGAAGAGCGATGGTGGATCTTGCAGTCGAGAATCTGCGAGCAGCGCTTGCTGGCAAGAAACCACCAAGCTTAATTAATTCTGAAATTTTTAAGAATTAA
- a CDS encoding 4Fe-4S ferredoxin iron-sulfur binding domain protein: MWTPYPYTIMTYVVTEACIRCKYTDCVDVCPVDCFREGPNFLVIDPDECIDCAVCVPECPVNAIYAEDDVPGDQQAFIKLNAELSPSWTSITKSKAALPEAEEWKDVKNKLDQLVK; this comes from the coding sequence ATGTGGACTCCTTACCCGTACACCATCATGACTTACGTTGTTACCGAAGCCTGTATCCGTTGCAAATATACCGATTGCGTTGATGTCTGCCCAGTCGATTGTTTTCGTGAAGGTCCTAATTTTTTAGTAATCGATCCAGATGAATGCATCGATTGCGCAGTGTGTGTACCAGAGTGTCCAGTCAATGCAATTTATGCGGAAGATGATGTTCCAGGAGATCAGCAGGCATTTATTAAACTCAATGCTGAGTTGTCACCTTCATGGACATCCATTACTAAATCCAAAGCCGCCCTCCCAGAAGCGGAAGAGTGGAAAGACGTGAAAAATAAACTTGACCAACTGGTAAAGTAA
- the thyA gene encoding Thymidylate synthase, whose protein sequence is MRQYHNLMKEVLEKGVQKSDRTGTGTISIFGHQMRFNLAEGFPMVTTKKLHLKSIILELLWFLKGSTDNNWLKEQGVSIWNEWAAPDGDLGPIYGYQWRSWPAPNGEHIDQIAEVVETLKKNPDSRRIIVSAWNVADIPRMALAPCHAFFQFYVADGKLSCQLYQRSADIFLGVPFNIASYALLTHMMAQQCNLEVGDFVWTGGDCHLYSNHLEQVDLQLSRDFFPLPKLNILRKPDSIFDYEFEDFEITGYECHPAIKAPVAV, encoded by the coding sequence ATGCGTCAATATCACAATCTCATGAAGGAAGTCCTTGAAAAGGGCGTCCAAAAATCCGATAGAACCGGTACCGGAACGATCTCCATCTTCGGACACCAGATGCGCTTTAATCTGGCTGAAGGCTTTCCGATGGTTACCACCAAGAAGTTGCATCTCAAATCCATCATCTTGGAATTGCTTTGGTTTCTTAAAGGCAGTACAGATAACAACTGGCTTAAAGAGCAGGGTGTTTCCATTTGGAATGAGTGGGCAGCCCCAGATGGTGACTTAGGTCCAATTTATGGCTACCAATGGCGTTCATGGCCCGCACCGAATGGTGAGCACATTGATCAGATTGCCGAAGTTGTAGAGACCCTGAAAAAGAATCCAGATTCGCGTCGCATTATTGTTTCTGCATGGAACGTAGCAGACATTCCTCGCATGGCTTTAGCACCTTGTCATGCTTTCTTTCAGTTTTATGTTGCTGATGGCAAACTCTCTTGCCAACTGTATCAACGTAGTGCGGATATCTTCTTGGGTGTACCTTTCAACATCGCCAGCTATGCCCTACTGACCCACATGATGGCTCAGCAGTGCAATTTAGAAGTAGGGGACTTTGTTTGGACTGGTGGTGATTGCCATCTGTACAGTAACCACTTAGAGCAAGTTGATCTTCAGCTATCGAGAGACTTCTTCCCATTGCCTAAGCTCAATATTTTGCGTAAACCAGATTCCATCTTTGACTATGAATTCGAAGATTTTGAAATTACTGGCTATGAATGCCATCCCGCCATTAAAGCTCCGGTAGCTGTTTAA
- a CDS encoding Dihydrofolate reductase, giving the protein MTTNKYPAISMIVARSRNHVIGRDNQMPWKISADLQFFKKVTMGHPVIMGRKTWESIGRPLPGRRNIVVSRNTDLKLTGAEVVHSLDAALATLNEFPRVFVIGGEQLFNQAFPKADRLYITEIEIDVDGGDTFFEVPNQSEWKEVERTPASEGEITFNFITLERN; this is encoded by the coding sequence ATGACTACAAATAAGTACCCCGCCATCTCCATGATTGTTGCCCGCTCACGTAATCATGTGATTGGCCGTGACAATCAAATGCCTTGGAAGATTTCTGCTGATCTCCAGTTCTTTAAAAAAGTAACAATGGGTCACCCAGTGATCATGGGTCGTAAGACCTGGGAGTCTATTGGCCGCCCTCTTCCAGGTCGTCGTAATATTGTTGTTAGCCGCAATACTGATCTCAAGTTGACCGGTGCAGAAGTGGTTCACTCTCTCGATGCAGCTCTAGCGACCTTGAATGAATTTCCGCGCGTATTTGTGATTGGGGGCGAGCAGCTCTTTAATCAAGCTTTCCCTAAGGCTGATCGTCTTTACATCACTGAGATTGAGATCGATGTAGACGGTGGCGACACTTTCTTTGAAGTTCCGAATCAATCCGAGTGGAAAGAAGTGGAGCGCACTCCGGCTTCTGAAGGTGAGATCACATTTAATTTCATTACGCTCGAACGCAATTAG
- a CDS encoding TRAP dicarboxylate transporter- DctP subunit encodes MQRRSFLKKATIGAGAAALAAPSIAQNLPTLNWRLVSSFPKSLDTLFGTPEVFANALRKATDGKFNVKVFAAGEVVPALQVLDAVQNGTVECGHTASYYYLGKNSAFIFDTAAPFGMTARQQSAWMLHGNGMKLMRELYASYNIVNFLGGQTGTQMGGWFRKEIKSPEDLKGLKFRIAGFAGQVLAKLGVVPQQLPAGEIYSALEKGTIDAAEFVGPYDDEKLGLAKVAKNYYYPAFWEGAAGLSFLVNKKRWDSLPPAYQAAWQAACFEAHTDMCAKYDALNPPALQRLVQGGAVLRKFNTSVMDACFKASQETYAEESAKNPQFKKIFEDYRAFRNMEAQWFNVAEQAFAQYSFAKKL; translated from the coding sequence ATGCAAAGACGTTCCTTTTTAAAGAAAGCCACTATCGGCGCAGGCGCAGCAGCACTGGCTGCTCCATCGATTGCGCAAAACTTGCCAACACTCAATTGGCGTTTGGTCTCTAGCTTTCCAAAGTCCTTAGATACCTTGTTTGGTACCCCAGAAGTATTTGCCAATGCCTTGCGAAAAGCCACTGATGGTAAGTTCAATGTCAAAGTATTTGCAGCGGGTGAAGTAGTGCCAGCTTTGCAAGTATTGGATGCGGTTCAAAACGGTACGGTGGAGTGTGGCCATACTGCCAGCTATTACTACTTAGGCAAGAACAGTGCATTTATTTTTGATACTGCCGCTCCTTTTGGAATGACAGCCCGCCAACAATCTGCTTGGATGTTACATGGCAATGGTATGAAGTTAATGCGTGAGCTCTATGCCAGCTACAACATCGTGAACTTTTTAGGTGGACAAACTGGCACTCAGATGGGTGGTTGGTTCCGTAAAGAAATTAAATCGCCAGAGGATCTTAAGGGTCTTAAATTTCGTATCGCTGGTTTTGCTGGACAAGTGCTTGCTAAGTTAGGCGTAGTGCCACAACAGTTACCTGCTGGTGAGATTTATTCAGCCCTAGAAAAAGGTACGATTGATGCCGCTGAATTTGTGGGTCCCTATGATGATGAGAAGTTGGGCCTAGCTAAAGTAGCTAAAAACTATTACTACCCTGCATTCTGGGAAGGCGCAGCCGGACTTTCATTCTTGGTAAATAAGAAGCGGTGGGATTCATTACCGCCGGCTTATCAAGCGGCTTGGCAGGCAGCATGCTTTGAGGCTCACACGGATATGTGTGCCAAGTATGATGCTTTGAACCCACCTGCATTGCAGCGCCTTGTTCAGGGTGGTGCGGTATTGCGCAAGTTCAATACCTCAGTAATGGACGCCTGCTTTAAGGCTAGCCAAGAAACCTATGCTGAAGAGTCTGCCAAGAATCCCCAGTTTAAGAAAATATTCGAAGACTATCGAGCCTTCAGAAATATGGAAGCTCAGTGGTTTAACGTTGCAGAACAGGCGTTTGCGCAATACAGTTTTGCGAAGAAGCTCTAG
- a CDS encoding peptidase U62 modulator of DNA gyrase: MFTYSSNQFQEIIDFMLTEAKRRGASDAVAEVSEGQGLSVTVRKGEVETIEQSLDKQVGVTVFLGHRRGNASTSDFSKDSLRATVEAAYHIAQHTAEDPCAGPAEKGLLEKHPLDLDLFHPWDLDSATAIDIARAAEGAAFAVSKQIQNSDGASVSAHHAHFMMGTSHGFMGGYPFSRHYISCAPIASEGGKKSLMQRDDWYSSSRIPGELADPAAIGKYAAERALSRLKARSLTTRRCPVIFEAPLAAGLLGGLVQAVSGGALYRRSSFLLDSLGKQVLPKHVSLFENPHLKAMTGSAPFDEEGVKTSARTVVDKGILQGYFLSTYSARKLGMKTTGNAGGSHHLTLQSRKTPKGGLPALLKEMGTGLLVTELMGQGVNYVTGDYSRGAFGYWVENGEIQYPVEGITIASNLRDMLMDIQMIGSDSLIRGTKETGSILIGSMTVGGK; encoded by the coding sequence ATGTTTACATACTCATCAAACCAGTTTCAAGAAATCATTGATTTCATGCTCACAGAAGCCAAAAGACGGGGCGCCTCAGATGCTGTTGCAGAGGTTTCTGAAGGCCAAGGCCTCTCGGTCACCGTCCGTAAAGGTGAGGTTGAGACCATTGAGCAGAGCTTAGATAAACAGGTTGGGGTAACGGTCTTTTTAGGTCACCGTCGCGGTAACGCCAGCACTAGCGATTTTTCCAAAGATTCTTTGAGGGCAACGGTTGAGGCTGCGTACCATATTGCTCAACATACAGCCGAAGATCCGTGTGCCGGCCCTGCTGAAAAGGGACTTCTTGAAAAACATCCGCTGGATCTCGATCTATTTCATCCTTGGGATTTGGACTCGGCAACCGCAATCGATATTGCGCGTGCTGCTGAGGGCGCTGCCTTTGCAGTTAGCAAGCAAATTCAAAATAGTGATGGCGCTTCGGTATCCGCACATCATGCGCATTTCATGATGGGAACCAGTCACGGTTTTATGGGGGGTTATCCATTCTCACGCCACTACATTTCGTGCGCACCGATTGCAAGCGAGGGTGGCAAAAAGTCACTCATGCAAAGAGATGACTGGTACTCCAGTTCACGCATCCCTGGTGAGCTAGCTGATCCGGCTGCCATTGGTAAATATGCAGCAGAGCGCGCACTCTCACGCCTTAAGGCAAGATCACTAACGACTCGCCGTTGCCCTGTTATTTTTGAGGCACCTTTAGCGGCTGGTCTATTGGGTGGTTTGGTGCAAGCAGTATCTGGTGGAGCCCTTTATCGCCGTTCTAGTTTTTTATTGGATAGCTTGGGCAAGCAAGTCTTACCCAAGCACGTCAGCCTTTTTGAAAACCCTCATCTCAAAGCAATGACGGGTAGTGCACCTTTTGATGAAGAGGGCGTAAAGACAAGCGCCAGAACGGTAGTCGATAAGGGCATATTGCAAGGTTATTTCTTATCCACGTACTCCGCTAGAAAGCTAGGCATGAAAACCACTGGCAATGCCGGCGGCTCTCATCATCTAACTCTACAAAGCCGCAAGACGCCTAAAGGTGGATTGCCTGCACTCTTAAAGGAAATGGGCACTGGCCTTCTTGTTACTGAGCTCATGGGGCAGGGCGTGAACTACGTGACCGGCGATTATTCTCGTGGTGCTTTTGGGTACTGGGTAGAAAACGGCGAGATTCAATACCCTGTAGAGGGTATTACGATTGCCAGCAACTTGCGCGATATGTTGATGGATATTCAGATGATTGGTAGCGATTCATTAATTCGTGGAACTAAAGAAACTGGCTCCATCTTGATAGGATCTATGACCGTTGGCGGTAAATAA
- a CDS encoding molybdenum cofactor synthesis domain-containing protein — protein sequence MKHTEAWKRSSPNEIKIGLISISDRASKGIYSDEGIPALQIWLQTAISTPCVFHERLIADEREVITETIVELTDDLGCDLVLTTGGTGPSRRDVTPEATMDAGTREMPGFGEQMRQISLRFVPTAILSRQTAVLREIEGHTALVINLPGQPKSIKETLEGLKDTEGKSIVPGIFAAVPYCIDLIGGPYIETDETIVKAFRPKSAIKK from the coding sequence ATGAAGCATACCGAAGCCTGGAAAAGATCCTCCCCGAACGAAATCAAAATTGGCCTGATCTCAATCTCCGATAGAGCGAGTAAGGGCATTTATAGCGATGAGGGCATCCCTGCCCTACAAATCTGGCTACAGACCGCTATTAGCACCCCCTGCGTCTTTCATGAGCGTCTTATTGCTGATGAGCGAGAGGTCATTACTGAAACTATCGTAGAGCTGACCGATGATCTGGGTTGCGATTTAGTCCTCACCACAGGCGGTACGGGCCCCTCCCGTAGAGATGTCACCCCTGAGGCCACAATGGATGCTGGAACCCGGGAAATGCCCGGATTTGGCGAGCAAATGCGTCAAATCAGCCTGCGCTTTGTACCTACGGCAATTTTGTCGCGCCAAACAGCTGTTTTACGAGAAATCGAAGGCCACACTGCCCTTGTCATTAACTTGCCAGGGCAACCCAAATCCATCAAAGAAACCCTCGAAGGCTTAAAGGATACCGAGGGGAAATCCATTGTTCCTGGGATCTTTGCTGCCGTTCCCTATTGCATCGACCTCATCGGTGGCCCCTATATCGAAACCGATGAAACTATCGTCAAGGCTTTCAGACCTAAGAGCGCAATCAAGAAATAA
- a CDS encoding oligoribonuclease has protein sequence MSEKIVTPAVKPAPANEHLIWVDMEMSGLDPEKERILEIAVIVTDAHLNTIATAPVWVIHQDDALLDAMDAWNKGTHGRSGLIDKVKASTTDEATAEAECIAFLKKYIKPGIAPMCGNTIGQDRRFMAKYMPKLEAFFHYRNIDVSTLKELCKRWHPELVKGFTKKQAHTALADIEESIEELKYYRDKFIVSLPE, from the coding sequence ATGAGTGAAAAAATAGTTACCCCAGCAGTAAAGCCAGCGCCAGCCAATGAACACCTGATTTGGGTGGATATGGAGATGTCAGGTCTAGACCCTGAAAAAGAGCGTATTTTGGAAATTGCCGTGATTGTGACCGATGCGCATCTCAATACCATCGCTACCGCCCCTGTTTGGGTGATTCACCAGGATGACGCTTTGCTAGACGCGATGGATGCTTGGAATAAGGGCACCCATGGACGCTCTGGCCTCATTGATAAGGTCAAAGCATCGACAACTGATGAAGCCACTGCCGAAGCTGAATGCATTGCCTTCCTTAAGAAATACATCAAACCCGGTATTGCCCCAATGTGTGGCAACACGATTGGTCAAGATCGTCGCTTTATGGCGAAGTACATGCCAAAACTAGAGGCATTCTTTCATTATCGAAACATTGATGTTTCTACCCTCAAGGAGCTCTGTAAGCGTTGGCATCCTGAGTTAGTGAAAGGTTTTACCAAAAAACAGGCTCATACTGCCTTGGCAGACATTGAGGAATCTATTGAAGAGCTTAAGTACTACCGAGATAAGTTCATTGTTTCTTTGCCGGAATGA
- a CDS encoding Ste24 endopeptidase, with protein MTFTIVFLIAFIASFGLRHWLSQRQIRHVAINRDRVPAEFAPQISLAEHQKAADYTIAKLRLGILENGVSAIILIGFTLLGGLQILNFSLLQLLGEGIAQQIALLVSIVLISGIIDLPFSWYKQFYLEERFGFNRMNVKLFFSDMFKGLGVGGAIGIPLLWVILSLMAQAGDFWWLWAWGVLTAFSLLMQWIFPTFIAPIFNKFQALEEGPLKTQIEALLKRCDFASQGLYVMDGSKRSAHGNAFFAGMGKAKRIVFFDTLIEKLNPGEVEAVLAHELGHYKCNHIRKRLLVSFALSFITLAILGWVSTQPWFYSDLGVMPNPNGYNGGLALALFMLVSPVFSFFLTPLSSLASRKHEYEADGFAADKSSANDLISALVKLYQDNASTLTPDPIYTAFYSSHPPAPLRIANLKRFG; from the coding sequence ATGACATTCACAATTGTTTTTCTAATCGCCTTCATCGCCAGCTTTGGTCTACGCCACTGGTTATCTCAACGCCAAATTCGTCACGTCGCCATCAATCGCGATAGAGTGCCTGCCGAGTTCGCCCCTCAAATCTCTTTAGCCGAACATCAAAAGGCTGCTGACTATACGATCGCCAAACTACGCCTCGGTATCCTAGAGAATGGTGTTAGCGCGATTATTTTGATTGGCTTTACGCTCTTGGGTGGCTTACAGATTTTAAACTTCTCACTCTTGCAGCTTTTAGGCGAAGGTATTGCGCAGCAAATTGCCTTGCTGGTATCGATTGTGCTGATCTCCGGAATTATTGACCTGCCATTCTCTTGGTACAAACAGTTTTACCTAGAAGAGCGATTTGGTTTTAATCGTATGAATGTCAAACTCTTCTTTAGCGATATGTTCAAGGGTCTCGGTGTTGGTGGAGCTATTGGCATCCCACTCCTCTGGGTCATCCTTAGCTTGATGGCTCAGGCGGGTGACTTCTGGTGGCTTTGGGCCTGGGGTGTTCTCACCGCCTTCAGCTTGCTCATGCAATGGATATTCCCAACCTTTATTGCGCCGATCTTTAACAAGTTTCAAGCGCTAGAAGAAGGTCCACTCAAGACACAAATCGAGGCCTTGCTAAAGCGCTGTGATTTTGCGAGCCAAGGTCTTTATGTTATGGATGGCAGCAAACGTAGCGCACATGGCAATGCTTTTTTTGCCGGCATGGGCAAGGCCAAGCGCATCGTCTTTTTTGATACCTTGATTGAGAAGCTCAATCCTGGTGAAGTGGAGGCCGTTCTAGCTCATGAACTTGGTCACTACAAGTGCAACCATATTCGCAAGCGCTTACTAGTTTCATTTGCACTGAGTTTCATCACTCTTGCAATCCTGGGTTGGGTCAGCACTCAGCCTTGGTTTTACAGCGACCTCGGTGTGATGCCTAACCCGAATGGCTATAACGGTGGCTTAGCTTTAGCACTCTTCATGTTGGTATCGCCTGTATTTAGCTTCTTCTTAACGCCACTATCAAGCCTGGCCTCACGCAAACATGAATACGAAGCAGACGGATTTGCCGCAGATAAATCTTCTGCAAACGATTTGATCTCAGCCCTAGTTAAGCTCTATCAAGACAATGCATCGACCTTAACGCCAGATCCGATCTATACCGCTTTTTATAGCTCGCATCCACCTGCTCCATTGCGGATTGCCAATCTCAAGCGATTTGGCTAA
- a CDS encoding Cobalamin biosynthesis protein CbiB, translating into MTFFSILFALIAEQYRPVTSTHWIARMSARWLDWVAGEFGGKTEDGASPVGARMACLVAFILPTFLVFVIYVVFMVTFPILGFVWNVLIAYLFFGFRQFSHSFTLVHEAIANHDLPAARAALGEWYGPELDASNLTETEVISLALERAIIGSHHHVFGVLFWFLMPMGPAGVVLYRLADTAAQRWSEKGDFNLSEAARHFFYVLDWVPARITAMGFAIVGNFEGAVYAWRHLTGKWSDSLSAVILASGSGALGVRLGEPMSEPDSDEALRMAEAGEPVVYEVGLEPNERTMRSAIGLVWRLVIAWMALLLMLTIALWLG; encoded by the coding sequence ATGACTTTCTTCTCTATCCTCTTCGCCCTCATTGCTGAGCAATATCGCCCAGTAACCTCAACTCATTGGATTGCGCGCATGAGTGCTCGCTGGTTAGATTGGGTCGCCGGTGAGTTTGGCGGTAAGACCGAAGATGGTGCGAGCCCAGTGGGTGCTCGCATGGCCTGTTTAGTCGCTTTCATTCTGCCAACTTTTCTTGTCTTCGTAATTTACGTTGTCTTCATGGTGACCTTTCCAATTTTGGGATTCGTGTGGAACGTATTAATTGCCTATTTATTTTTTGGCTTCCGTCAATTCAGTCATTCCTTCACGCTGGTGCATGAGGCAATTGCAAATCATGATTTGCCAGCAGCACGCGCAGCCCTAGGTGAGTGGTATGGCCCGGAATTAGATGCTTCTAATCTCACAGAGACTGAGGTGATTTCCCTTGCATTAGAGCGCGCCATCATTGGCTCACATCACCATGTATTTGGCGTGTTGTTCTGGTTCTTAATGCCAATGGGCCCTGCTGGTGTGGTCTTGTACCGCTTAGCAGATACGGCTGCTCAGCGCTGGTCAGAAAAAGGTGATTTCAATTTAAGTGAAGCTGCGCGCCATTTCTTCTACGTATTGGATTGGGTGCCTGCGCGCATCACAGCAATGGGCTTTGCCATTGTTGGTAACTTTGAAGGCGCTGTCTATGCATGGCGCCATTTGACTGGCAAATGGTCTGACTCCTTATCAGCAGTGATCTTAGCCTCAGGAAGTGGCGCCTTAGGTGTTCGCTTGGGTGAGCCTATGAGTGAGCCTGATAGTGATGAAGCTTTGCGTATGGCCGAAGCTGGTGAGCCTGTTGTCTACGAAGTAGGTCTTGAACCGAACGAGCGTACTATGCGCTCTGCCATTGGTTTGGTATGGCGCTTGGTTATCGCTTGGATGGCTTTATTGCTAATGCTGACCATCGCTCTTTGGCTTGGCTAA